The proteins below are encoded in one region of Maribacter aestuarii:
- a CDS encoding permease gives MNDFLKQWGEAAYTSTGFFWMALWAFILGYIISSMIQIFVTEKRMQKAMGKDESKSVLLGTFFGFISSSCSFSALAGTKSLFKKGASFVSSIAFLLASTNLVIELGIIISIFLGWQFVVGEYAGGLLLIGICWILIRIINPKKLIEKARENLEGEDKDAMDDPKDWKKQIQKEDSWARVAKKYKMEWQMVWKDVTVGFTIAGIVASFVPDSFFQTLFINSGQGNTDFSFFEILEHIVVGPVAAFLTFIGSMGNIPLAALLFGKGVSFAGVMAFIFSDLVVFPVLRINAKYYGWKMSFFILFLLFTALIGTSLALHYSFDLLSILPEPSQVEIQDKEHFKIDYTFFLNIAFLMVSVYLIYLGFYKKKDVDHSMSEMAPKSQLLETILKYAAFICYIWLAGGLIIKFVIQ, from the coding sequence GTGAATGATTTTTTAAAACAATGGGGAGAGGCTGCCTATACTTCTACCGGATTTTTCTGGATGGCTTTGTGGGCTTTTATCTTAGGTTACATCATCAGTAGTATGATACAGATTTTTGTGACCGAAAAACGGATGCAAAAAGCTATGGGGAAAGATGAATCCAAAAGTGTCCTTTTGGGAACGTTCTTTGGTTTTATAAGCAGTTCCTGTAGTTTTTCGGCTTTGGCCGGAACCAAGTCCCTATTCAAAAAAGGGGCAAGTTTTGTTTCGTCTATCGCTTTTCTGCTGGCCTCTACCAATTTGGTCATAGAACTTGGGATAATTATTTCCATCTTTTTAGGATGGCAGTTCGTGGTGGGAGAATATGCTGGTGGTCTCTTACTAATTGGAATTTGTTGGATCCTCATACGTATTATAAACCCGAAAAAGCTTATTGAGAAAGCTCGGGAAAATCTTGAAGGTGAGGATAAAGATGCAATGGACGATCCTAAAGACTGGAAAAAGCAAATCCAAAAGGAGGATAGCTGGGCCAGGGTAGCCAAGAAGTATAAAATGGAATGGCAGATGGTCTGGAAGGATGTAACTGTAGGCTTCACTATTGCTGGGATTGTAGCCTCCTTTGTCCCGGATTCCTTTTTTCAGACCTTGTTCATCAATAGTGGACAGGGCAATACCGATTTCTCATTTTTTGAGATTCTGGAACATATTGTAGTCGGTCCGGTTGCCGCGTTTTTGACTTTTATCGGCTCAATGGGAAACATTCCTTTAGCAGCGTTACTGTTCGGAAAAGGCGTGAGTTTTGCGGGAGTTATGGCGTTTATTTTTAGCGACTTGGTCGTTTTTCCCGTTTTACGCATCAACGCAAAATACTACGGATGGAAGATGTCATTTTTCATTTTATTCCTGTTGTTTACGGCTTTGATTGGAACATCATTGGCTTTACATTATAGTTTCGACTTGCTTAGTATACTGCCAGAACCATCGCAGGTAGAAATTCAGGATAAAGAACACTTTAAGATTGACTACACCTTCTTTTTAAACATCGCCTTTTTAATGGTTTCAGTTTATCTGATTTATTTAGGCTTCTACAAGAAAAAGGATGTTGACCATTCAATGAGTGAGATGGCACCAAAAAGCCAATTGTTGGAAACCATCTTAAAATATGCGGCGTTCATTTGCTATATATGGCTTGCAGGAGGTTTGATTATAAAATTCGTAATTCAATAA
- a CDS encoding DUF3347 domain-containing protein yields MKTIQKTALLLLVTVGLISCKNEPKDTKKESISTHEKQSNSELAFNDARTSEQFQHYIHIKTALVNSNVNEARSGAKMLLENTDDANFRSMVSKVVEADDIEIQRTVFSDITEQMTTIVNGTISNGEIYQQFCPMAFNNKGGYWLSTDEEILNPYYGEKMLKCGKVTETIE; encoded by the coding sequence ATGAAAACAATACAAAAAACAGCATTACTTTTATTGGTTACAGTAGGACTTATCTCTTGCAAGAACGAACCAAAGGATACCAAAAAAGAGTCTATTTCAACGCACGAAAAACAATCGAATTCTGAACTGGCTTTTAATGATGCGCGTACAAGTGAACAATTCCAACATTACATTCATATTAAAACCGCATTGGTAAATTCGAATGTTAATGAAGCACGATCAGGTGCAAAAATGCTTTTGGAAAATACCGATGATGCTAATTTTAGGAGTATGGTTTCTAAGGTAGTGGAAGCCGATGATATTGAAATTCAAAGAACGGTCTTTTCGGATATTACAGAGCAGATGACAACGATTGTTAATGGTACAATCTCTAACGGAGAAATATATCAACAGTTTTGCCCTATGGCATTTAACAATAAGGGCGGTTACTGGTTGTCAACGGATGAAGAAATTTTAAACCCTTACTATGGAGAGAAAATGTTAAAATGTGGTAAGGTTACAGAAACTATAGAATAA
- a CDS encoding TolC family protein, producing MKSITSIFGLLFISVFTQAQDLQGYLQEAEANNPEVQAYKLRYDIAHEKVNEVNTLPNTTVSAGYFVSEPETRTGAQRARFSVSQMVPWFGTITARENYASSMAETEYAEIVIVKRKLALSVALSYYELYAIDAEQKILEDNIQLLKIYERLALTSVEVGNASAVDVLRLQIRQNELQQKKEVLQQVYLAEQASFNNLLNRKESIAVETISELQLPEEDPLYTADSLLLNPELLKYDRLYESVVQSELLNKKEGAPDIGFGLDYVPVAERTDMNPLDNGKDILMPMVSLSIPIFNNRYKSITKQNELRRQEIELLKKDRLNVLQTALSRAQFQRNQARIQFNTQEKNLKQAKDAEEILIKNYETGTINFNDILDIQELQLKFQTNLVESVQLYYSKSAIINYLINQ from the coding sequence ATGAAAAGTATAACTTCAATTTTTGGCCTGTTGTTTATTTCTGTGTTTACGCAAGCTCAGGATTTACAAGGATACCTTCAGGAAGCAGAAGCGAACAATCCTGAAGTTCAGGCTTATAAATTACGGTATGATATCGCCCATGAGAAAGTAAACGAAGTAAACACGTTGCCCAATACAACGGTTAGTGCAGGATACTTTGTAAGTGAGCCAGAAACAAGAACAGGTGCGCAACGTGCCCGATTTTCCGTGTCACAAATGGTGCCGTGGTTCGGTACAATTACCGCTCGTGAGAATTACGCCAGTTCCATGGCCGAAACAGAGTACGCGGAAATTGTTATCGTCAAACGTAAACTAGCACTCTCGGTAGCCCTATCCTATTATGAGCTATATGCAATAGACGCAGAGCAAAAAATCTTGGAAGACAACATCCAATTATTAAAAATTTATGAGCGCTTGGCGCTGACATCGGTGGAAGTAGGTAATGCATCCGCAGTGGATGTACTTCGCCTGCAAATCCGGCAAAACGAACTACAGCAGAAAAAGGAGGTCTTGCAACAGGTATATTTAGCGGAACAGGCAAGCTTTAATAACCTCTTGAACAGAAAGGAAAGCATTGCTGTTGAAACTATTTCGGAGTTGCAGCTTCCTGAAGAAGACCCCTTATATACTGCGGACAGTTTGCTATTGAATCCTGAACTGCTTAAATATGATCGGCTGTATGAATCCGTAGTACAATCGGAACTGCTCAACAAAAAGGAAGGTGCACCGGACATTGGTTTTGGGTTGGATTATGTTCCGGTTGCGGAAAGGACGGACATGAATCCTTTGGACAACGGCAAGGATATACTCATGCCAATGGTATCCCTTTCCATTCCTATTTTTAATAACCGCTACAAATCCATTACCAAACAGAATGAATTACGCAGGCAAGAAATTGAACTACTAAAGAAAGATCGACTCAATGTATTGCAGACCGCCTTGAGCAGAGCGCAATTCCAAAGAAATCAGGCACGCATTCAGTTTAACACCCAAGAAAAGAACCTTAAGCAGGCAAAAGATGCCGAAGAGATCCTGATAAAAAACTATGAGACAGGAACCATTAATTTTAATGACATACTCGATATTCAGGAACTACAATTAAAATTTCAAACAAATTTGGTGGAGTCGGTACAGCTATATTATTCGAAATCGGCCATCATTAATTATCTAATAAATCAATAA
- a CDS encoding efflux RND transporter permease subunit, which produces MLNKSIKFLIENKLVAVLLLALMVGWGIVNAPFNWDTGLLPSDPVAVDAIPDIGENQQIVFTKWQGRSPQDIEDQITYPLTTSLLGIPGVKTIRSSSMFGFSSIYIIFEEDIEFYWSRSRILEKLNSLPSGLLPEGVNPALGPDATGLGQIFWYTLEGRDTDGNVTGGWDLQELRSIQDYYVKYALSSASGVSEVASIGGYVQEYQVDVNPELMRQYNIGLTDIVKAVKESNQDIGAQTLEMNQAEYLVRGLGYVKSIEDIENAVVASENFTSIRIKDIGKVHLGPATRRGILDKEGAEVVGGVVVARYGANPLEVINNVKDQIAELSSGLPSKQLADGRTSQVTIAPFYDRTELIQETLGTLNEALTLEILITILVIIIMVYNLRASILISGLLPVAVLMVFITMKLFNVDANIVALSGIAIAIGTMVDVGVILAENMIRHLENEKLRFRTSKDQNAGLGEEYTINEIIYNATAEVSGAILTAVLTTIISFLPVFTMIGAEGKLFRPLAFTKTMALTASLIIALFIIPPVAAFLFRKTSLRERTTFVLNGILILLGILALVFGFWLGLVLVAFGCSGFFFSLKAKKEYPIVLFKRRFIINQNTLNIIISAIAIVLLLAEYWRPLGFDRSIIMNLVFVSIICFGLLGVFSIFRIYYERILRWALQNRMLFLIIPATVLTLGIVIMSNTGKEFMPALNEGSFLLMPTSLPHAGAEENKRVLQQLDMAVASIPEIETVVGKAGRTESALDPAPLSMYENVIQYKSEYMRNAAGDRQRYRVNDDGLFVLKNNKYIINPNNEIDKNINYDEASLTTSATREDLIEDGDGEYYRNWRPEINSPDDIWNEIVRVTKLPGVTSAPKLQPIETRLVMLQTGMRAPMGIKVKGPDLKTIESFGLRLEEILKEAKGVKEQAVFADRIVGKPYLLIDIKRDQLARYGISIMDVQEILQVAVGGMPLTQTVEGRERYAVRVRYPRELRANPEDLRNIYVPVAKGSPVPLGELVDIRYEQGPQVIKSEDTFLVGYVLFDKLDGFAEVDVVENAQQLIKERIENGELIVPQGVSYRFTGTYENQLRAEKTLSVIVPLALVIIFLILYFQFRSVATSLMVFTGIAVAFAGGFIMIWLYGQDWFFNFSLFGENMRDLFNMRTINLSVAVWVGFIALFGIATDDGVVMATYLTQTFDKENPTDNKGIRLATLQAAGKRIRPCLMTTVTTILALLPVLTSTGKGSDIMIPMAIPIFGGMIIDITSYFIVPVLYSWKKEFQLKSLRK; this is translated from the coding sequence ATGCTGAATAAGAGCATAAAATTCCTAATAGAAAACAAACTAGTTGCGGTTTTACTTCTGGCCTTAATGGTAGGTTGGGGCATAGTAAATGCACCCTTTAATTGGGATACAGGTCTATTACCCTCGGACCCTGTGGCCGTTGATGCCATACCCGATATAGGAGAAAACCAGCAAATTGTTTTTACAAAATGGCAAGGACGTTCGCCTCAGGATATCGAAGACCAGATTACCTATCCACTCACGACTTCTTTATTGGGAATTCCTGGTGTAAAGACCATTAGAAGTTCTTCAATGTTCGGATTTTCGAGTATCTATATCATCTTTGAAGAGGATATAGAGTTCTATTGGTCACGTAGTAGAATTCTTGAAAAACTCAATTCATTACCCAGTGGATTATTACCAGAGGGCGTTAATCCCGCTTTGGGTCCCGATGCCACCGGATTAGGTCAGATATTTTGGTACACATTGGAAGGTCGTGATACAGATGGTAATGTTACGGGTGGATGGGACCTTCAGGAGTTGCGAAGCATTCAAGATTATTATGTAAAATATGCACTCTCTTCGGCAAGTGGTGTTTCTGAAGTGGCATCCATTGGTGGTTACGTTCAGGAGTATCAAGTGGACGTAAACCCCGAATTGATGCGGCAATACAATATTGGTCTAACTGATATTGTCAAGGCGGTAAAAGAGAGCAATCAAGATATCGGTGCACAGACTTTGGAAATGAACCAAGCCGAATATCTTGTTCGTGGTCTAGGCTATGTAAAATCCATTGAAGACATCGAAAATGCGGTAGTCGCTTCAGAAAATTTCACCTCTATCCGAATCAAGGATATCGGAAAGGTCCATTTGGGTCCCGCAACAAGGCGCGGCATTCTGGATAAGGAAGGGGCGGAAGTTGTTGGTGGCGTCGTGGTGGCCCGATATGGCGCAAACCCTTTGGAGGTCATCAACAATGTCAAAGACCAAATTGCTGAGCTTTCATCAGGTTTGCCTTCAAAACAATTGGCCGATGGTCGTACATCACAAGTAACGATAGCACCTTTTTATGACCGCACAGAACTCATACAGGAAACACTGGGTACACTCAATGAGGCCCTCACTTTAGAAATTCTCATAACCATTCTCGTCATTATTATTATGGTTTACAACCTGCGGGCATCCATTCTCATTTCAGGTTTGTTACCCGTGGCGGTATTAATGGTGTTTATTACTATGAAATTGTTCAATGTAGACGCAAACATTGTTGCGCTTTCAGGTATTGCCATTGCCATAGGTACAATGGTTGATGTGGGGGTAATTCTCGCTGAAAATATGATACGTCATTTAGAGAATGAAAAGTTACGCTTCCGCACTTCAAAAGACCAGAATGCTGGATTGGGAGAGGAATATACAATTAATGAAATCATCTACAATGCTACCGCCGAAGTCTCAGGTGCCATTCTTACGGCCGTGCTTACAACTATCATAAGTTTCCTGCCGGTCTTTACGATGATAGGTGCGGAGGGAAAACTCTTCCGACCGCTGGCATTTACCAAAACAATGGCGCTTACGGCATCGCTCATTATTGCACTGTTTATAATTCCGCCCGTTGCAGCATTCCTATTTCGAAAAACCAGTTTACGGGAACGTACAACATTTGTGTTGAATGGAATTCTTATACTCTTGGGTATTCTCGCCTTGGTATTTGGTTTTTGGTTGGGTCTTGTTTTGGTTGCTTTTGGATGTAGTGGCTTCTTCTTTTCGCTCAAGGCAAAAAAAGAGTATCCAATAGTGCTTTTTAAGCGTAGGTTCATAATCAACCAGAATACGTTGAACATTATCATTTCTGCTATTGCGATTGTCTTGCTGCTTGCAGAATATTGGCGGCCGTTGGGCTTTGACCGAAGCATTATTATGAACCTAGTTTTTGTTTCCATCATCTGCTTTGGTCTTTTGGGTGTCTTCTCAATTTTTAGGATCTATTACGAACGTATCCTCCGATGGGCACTACAAAACAGAATGCTATTTCTAATCATTCCCGCAACGGTACTTACTTTGGGCATTGTTATCATGAGCAACACGGGAAAGGAATTCATGCCGGCACTCAATGAAGGTTCGTTCTTGTTGATGCCAACATCGTTGCCGCATGCAGGTGCCGAAGAAAATAAGCGGGTATTGCAACAATTGGACATGGCCGTAGCGAGCATTCCAGAAATTGAGACGGTGGTCGGTAAAGCGGGAAGAACGGAAAGTGCCCTGGACCCTGCACCACTCTCCATGTACGAAAATGTAATACAGTATAAATCTGAGTATATGCGCAACGCTGCTGGAGACCGGCAGCGCTATCGGGTAAATGACGACGGACTATTTGTACTGAAGAACAACAAGTATATCATTAACCCGAACAATGAGATTGATAAAAATATAAACTACGATGAAGCTTCGCTGACGACCTCCGCTACCCGCGAGGATCTTATTGAAGATGGAGATGGCGAATACTACCGCAACTGGCGACCCGAAATTAATAGTCCTGATGATATATGGAATGAGATTGTGAGGGTCACAAAGTTGCCTGGTGTGACATCAGCGCCAAAACTGCAACCTATTGAAACGCGATTGGTAATGTTACAGACCGGAATGCGCGCTCCAATGGGCATTAAGGTAAAAGGGCCTGACTTGAAGACCATTGAAAGTTTCGGTTTGCGGTTAGAAGAAATTTTAAAGGAAGCTAAAGGCGTTAAGGAACAAGCTGTTTTTGCGGATCGTATTGTGGGCAAACCCTATTTGCTCATTGATATTAAAAGAGATCAGCTGGCGCGATATGGTATTTCTATTATGGATGTGCAGGAAATCCTGCAGGTTGCCGTAGGCGGCATGCCTTTGACCCAAACAGTCGAAGGTCGTGAGCGCTATGCGGTGCGTGTAAGGTATCCGAGAGAACTTAGGGCAAATCCAGAAGATCTACGCAACATTTACGTACCCGTTGCGAAAGGAAGTCCTGTCCCTTTGGGCGAATTGGTGGACATACGGTACGAACAAGGGCCACAGGTCATAAAGAGTGAAGACACATTTTTAGTAGGCTATGTTCTTTTTGACAAACTCGATGGCTTTGCCGAAGTAGATGTGGTCGAAAATGCACAGCAACTAATTAAAGAACGCATCGAAAATGGTGAGTTGATCGTTCCCCAAGGTGTCAGCTATCGTTTCACTGGAACGTACGAAAACCAATTGAGGGCAGAAAAAACATTATCTGTAATAGTACCGCTGGCCCTGGTCATTATCTTTTTGATTCTCTATTTCCAGTTCCGTTCCGTTGCTACGTCGCTTATGGTGTTTACCGGCATTGCCGTGGCTTTTGCCGGGGGCTTTATTATGATATGGCTTTATGGGCAGGACTGGTTTTTCAATTTTAGTCTTTTCGGAGAGAACATGCGAGATTTGTTCAATATGAGAACCATCAATTTGAGTGTGGCGGTTTGGGTAGGTTTTATAGCCTTATTCGGTATTGCCACGGATGATGGCGTGGTCATGGCCACCTATCTGACACAAACGTTTGACAAAGAAAATCCTACGGATAATAAAGGGATACGCCTAGCAACTTTGCAGGCCGCTGGAAAACGCATTCGGCCCTGCTTAATGACTACGGTAACTACCATTCTTGCCCTATTACCAGTATTGACCTCTACGGGAAAAGGAAGTGATATCATGATTCCGATGGCCATACCCATTTTTGGGGGGATGATAATAGATATTACGTCCTACTTTATTGTTCCCGTATTGTATAGCTGGAAAAAAGAATTTCAACTTAAAAGCTTACGCAAATGA
- a CDS encoding HYC_CC_PP family protein: protein MLRQIVSVAMALLVLFSTMSFTVDMHFCGDHLVDFAFFDDAKTCGMDTANSLETDTMMAMEMDCCTDLEFVLDGQEDLNISLDNFSFEHQNFITAFTYTYLNLFEDVSENSIAFRDYSPPPLIRDIVVLDQTFLI, encoded by the coding sequence ATGTTGCGTCAAATAGTATCTGTTGCAATGGCCCTTTTGGTGCTATTTTCTACGATGTCTTTCACCGTAGACATGCATTTTTGTGGTGACCATCTGGTAGATTTTGCTTTTTTTGATGATGCCAAAACTTGTGGCATGGATACGGCAAATTCTCTTGAGACCGATACAATGATGGCAATGGAAATGGATTGCTGCACGGATTTGGAGTTTGTTCTTGATGGACAGGAAGATTTAAATATATCTTTGGATAACTTCTCATTTGAGCATCAAAATTTTATCACAGCATTCACTTATACTTATCTAAATCTATTTGAAGACGTAAGTGAAAATAGTATTGCTTTTAGAGATTACTCTCCACCTCCTCTAATACGGGACATAGTAGTTCTGGATCAGACTTTTCTTATTTGA
- a CDS encoding GAF domain-containing protein, which produces MFDTLRPKVLAIINSEADTTERLQRICDLLRENIGHYDWVGFYFKNGDKPELKLGPYAGEPTDHTIIPFGKGICGQVAKSNQNFVVPDVKAQDNYIACSFTVKAEIVVPLFVNGENVGQIDIDSNTADPFTEADERFLEFVNAEVAKIL; this is translated from the coding sequence ATGTTTGATACATTACGACCAAAAGTACTAGCAATAATTAATTCAGAAGCAGATACAACTGAAAGGCTACAACGAATTTGTGATCTTTTGAGAGAAAATATCGGACATTACGATTGGGTAGGATTCTATTTTAAAAATGGTGATAAACCGGAACTTAAATTGGGACCTTATGCAGGCGAACCAACGGACCATACGATTATCCCTTTTGGTAAAGGTATTTGTGGGCAGGTAGCTAAGAGCAATCAAAATTTTGTAGTGCCAGACGTTAAGGCACAGGATAACTATATAGCCTGTAGCTTTACGGTAAAAGCAGAAATCGTTGTGCCGCTGTTTGTAAACGGGGAAAATGTGGGTCAAATAGATATTGATTCCAATACTGCAGACCCGTTCACGGAAGCCGATGAGCGCTTCTTAGAATTCGTAAATGCAGAGGTGGCTAAAATTCTTTAA
- the purH gene encoding bifunctional phosphoribosylaminoimidazolecarboxamide formyltransferase/IMP cyclohydrolase has protein sequence MSSLKKASSALISVFHKDGLEPIVKKFQELGITIYSTGGTEKYIKELGIAVVPVEEVTSYPSILGGRVKTLHPKVFGGILNRQDHEGDVAQLEEFEIPQLDIVIVDLYPFEKTVASGASEQDIIEKIDIGGISLIRAAAKNYKDVLCVSSMEDYKDFLEVISNGKGSTTIEERKRFAAKSFNVSSHYDTAIFNYFNKDHDLAALKISETKGKVLRYGENPHQKGFFFGDFDAMFSKLHGKELSYNNLLDVDAAVNLMDEFKNDAPTFAILKHNNACGLAQRENLHQAYVDALAGDPVSAFGGVLISNKEIDKDTAEEIHKLFCEVVIAPSYADDALKILKGKKNRIILIQNEVEMPTMLARTCLNGTLLQEKDHKTDTATDLDQATKAKPSDREIEDLLFASKLCKHTKSNTIVLAKNKQLCASGTGQTSRVDALNQAIHKAKSFNFDLNGAVMASDAFFPFPDCVEIADKAGITSVIQPGGSIKDQLSIDYCDANGISMVMTGTRHFKH, from the coding sequence ATGAGCAGTTTAAAAAAAGCTTCCTCAGCCCTTATTTCCGTATTCCATAAAGATGGGTTGGAACCAATTGTTAAGAAATTTCAAGAATTGGGAATTACCATTTATTCTACTGGTGGTACTGAAAAATATATAAAAGAATTGGGGATAGCCGTTGTTCCCGTAGAAGAGGTTACCAGTTATCCGTCTATCCTGGGTGGACGTGTAAAAACATTGCATCCGAAGGTCTTTGGCGGTATTTTGAATCGTCAGGATCACGAAGGTGACGTAGCCCAACTGGAAGAATTTGAAATTCCCCAATTGGATATCGTCATCGTTGATTTATATCCCTTTGAAAAAACAGTAGCAAGCGGCGCATCGGAACAAGATATTATTGAGAAAATAGATATAGGTGGGATTTCGTTGATTCGTGCTGCTGCCAAAAATTACAAGGATGTGCTTTGCGTTTCATCCATGGAAGATTATAAGGATTTTCTAGAAGTGATATCCAACGGAAAGGGAAGTACTACCATTGAGGAGCGCAAACGTTTTGCCGCAAAATCCTTTAATGTATCTTCTCATTACGACACCGCCATTTTCAACTATTTTAATAAGGACCATGACTTGGCCGCTTTAAAAATTAGTGAAACCAAAGGTAAGGTGCTGCGTTATGGCGAAAATCCACATCAGAAAGGATTCTTCTTTGGGGATTTTGATGCCATGTTCTCCAAGTTACATGGAAAGGAACTGTCCTACAATAATTTACTGGACGTAGATGCGGCTGTAAACTTGATGGACGAATTCAAAAACGATGCCCCAACGTTCGCTATCCTAAAGCACAATAATGCCTGCGGATTGGCACAACGTGAAAACCTGCATCAAGCCTATGTTGATGCATTGGCCGGGGACCCAGTTTCCGCTTTTGGAGGAGTTTTGATAAGCAATAAGGAAATTGATAAGGATACTGCGGAAGAGATTCATAAGCTTTTCTGCGAAGTTGTCATCGCACCCAGCTATGCGGACGATGCGCTTAAAATTTTAAAAGGAAAGAAAAATAGGATTATATTGATCCAGAACGAAGTGGAAATGCCAACCATGCTGGCCAGAACATGTTTAAATGGAACCTTGTTACAGGAAAAGGACCATAAAACAGATACTGCCACAGATTTGGACCAGGCCACAAAAGCAAAGCCGTCCGATCGTGAAATTGAAGATTTACTGTTCGCCTCTAAACTATGCAAGCACACAAAATCCAATACCATTGTTCTTGCCAAGAACAAGCAGTTGTGTGCTAGTGGCACGGGACAAACCTCTAGGGTGGATGCTCTGAACCAAGCTATTCATAAGGCAAAGAGCTTCAATTTTGATTTAAACGGAGCGGTTATGGCCAGTGATGCATTCTTCCCTTTTCCGGATTGTGTAGAGATTGCTGACAAAGCAGGAATTACCAGTGTCATTCAACCTGGAGGTTCCATAAAAGACCAATTGAGTATAGATTATTGCGATGCAAATGGAATTTCCATGGTGATGACGGGCACACGTCATTTTAAGCATTAA
- a CDS encoding rod shape-determining protein yields the protein MGFFDFLTEEIAIDLGTANTLIIHNDKVVVDSPSIVARDRISGKIIAVGKEANMMQGKTHENIKTIRPLKDGVIADFDASEKMINMFIKNIPALKKKWFPPALRMVICIPSGITEVEMRAVKESAERVNGKEVYLIHEPMAAAIGIGLDIMQPKGNMIVDIGGGTTEIAVIALGGIVCDKSVKIAGDVFTNDIIYYMRTQHNLYVGESTAEAIKIEIGSATEDLQSPPDEKSVQGRDLLTGKPKQVQISYREIAKALDKSILRVEDAVMETLSQTPPELAADIYNTGIYLAGGGSMLRGLDRRLSQKTDLPVYIAEDPLRAVVRGTGIALKNLDRYKSILIK from the coding sequence ATGGGATTTTTTGATTTCTTGACCGAGGAGATAGCGATAGATTTAGGAACGGCTAACACCTTAATAATTCATAATGACAAGGTTGTTGTTGACAGTCCCTCTATAGTTGCAAGGGACAGAATTTCCGGTAAAATTATTGCAGTTGGTAAAGAGGCCAACATGATGCAGGGAAAGACCCATGAAAATATAAAAACCATTAGGCCTTTAAAGGATGGTGTAATTGCAGATTTTGATGCATCTGAAAAGATGATCAACATGTTCATTAAGAACATTCCCGCACTTAAGAAAAAATGGTTTCCACCCGCTTTACGTATGGTCATTTGCATACCCTCCGGAATAACAGAGGTTGAGATGCGTGCTGTAAAGGAATCTGCGGAACGAGTTAACGGTAAAGAAGTTTATCTAATTCATGAGCCAATGGCCGCAGCAATAGGTATCGGTTTGGATATCATGCAGCCTAAGGGAAATATGATTGTAGATATAGGCGGTGGTACTACGGAGATTGCTGTTATCGCCTTGGGAGGTATTGTTTGTGATAAATCGGTAAAAATTGCAGGGGACGTTTTCACCAATGACATCATCTATTATATGCGCACCCAACATAACCTATATGTAGGGGAAAGTACGGCAGAGGCCATCAAAATAGAGATTGGTTCCGCCACGGAAGATTTGCAATCGCCACCCGATGAAAAATCGGTTCAAGGACGCGACCTGTTGACCGGAAAACCCAAACAAGTTCAAATATCCTATCGTGAAATTGCCAAGGCGCTTGACAAATCCATCCTTCGTGTGGAGGACGCGGTTATGGAAACTTTATCACAGACTCCACCGGAACTTGCCGCTGATATTTACAATACCGGTATTTATTTGGCCGGTGGCGGATCTATGCTTAGGGGATTGGATAGGAGACTATCGCAAAAAACAGATTTACCCGTATACATTGCAGAAGACCCATTAAGGGCTGTAGTAAGGGGAACCGGAATTGCTCTCAAGAACTTAGATCGCTATAAGAGTATACTGATCAAGTAG